The genome window ATTTTAGCCAGTTTACCTTAGTGCTTGTATCCATAATAACTGTATATTGGTGTACCGTTATACTAAACCAGCCTAAACAAAGCTATAATCTGTAAAAAAATGCTAACCTGTTCTATGAAAAAAAATCTGGTACTGTTACCTGCTATACTTTTGTGTGTATCGGGTGGTGTGTCTGCACAAAACCTGAAATCAATATCCCAGGAGAAAGCTACGCGAATTGTTAAAACCCTGAGTGCCGACGACATGCAGGGCCGTGCTTCTTTTACGCCTGGCGGAGAAAAAGCGGCAGATTTCATCGCATCGGAATTCAAAAAAACGAAACTAAAATATCTGCCTGGTGCCAATAGCTATAAACAGACGTTTAAAGTGTACCGTGTAACGCCAACTAAACTGCAGGTAAAGCTGAATGGCGAAACTATAACTGAAGATAAATTATTTGCCAGCACCACTCACAAAGACCTGAACTGGCAAGTTACCTCCAACCGCAAAATTGTAACTATAACCGAAAGCGATGACATTCGGAAAACACTCTCTGATGCTTACCAGTTAGAAGAAGATGTCCTCGTGCTGGTACATCCTGCTCATGTTAAAGCTTTTGCGAACTACCAGCGCTACCTGAGCCGTGGCGGTATAGTACAGAAAACCGGTAAAGGTGCCAGCAAAGTTTTTATACTTACTGATGTGGCACACCCGCAGGATTATGCGGTAGCAATGGAGAACAAAATTGAAGAACTGCAGCTGACCAATGTGGCAGGCATGATAGAAGGCAAACGCAAAGATGAATACGTCGTTTTCTCAGGCCATTACGACCACATTGGTACCCACAAACCTATTGATGGCGATACCATAGCCAATGGTGCCGACGACGATGCATCGGGTACAACAGCCATGATGCTATTGGCGGATTTTTATAAGAAGCAGCGCAAACCGGAACGTACGATCATTTTTGTTGCTTTTGCTGCCGAAGAAATAGGCGGTTACGGTTCCAAACACTTCTCCGAACAGCTGAATCCGGACCAGATCATGGCTATGTTTAACATCGAAATGGTAGGCAAGCCTTCTAAATTCGGTCCTAACAGCGCTTACCTTACCGGCTTCGAAAAATCTAACCTGGGTGAGCTGATGCAGAAACGCCTGCAGGGTACAACATACAGCATCTACCCCGATCCATATCCAAAGCAAAACCTCTTTTACCGCTCCGATAATGCTACACTGGCTCGTTTAGGTGTTCCGGCTCATACAATTTCATCGGTACAGATAGACCAGGACAAAACCTACCACACTGTGAATGATGAGTTCGAAATGCTGGATATGGCGCACTTAACAAGTATGATCAAAGGCATTGCCCTAGGTTCTTATGATGTTGTTTTCGGTAAAGCAACCCCTACACGGGTAGACAAGTCGCAGGTGCAGTAATAGAAAGAAATAATTTCCTAATAAACAGACAAAAGCCCGCTAACATAGTGGGCTTTTGTCTGTTTATAGTTTGCTGCCGTACACTAATAGTAGGAGAAGGATTGTAGAGGTTGATTGGATGTTTAGATTTTTACTACTGCTGATACTGCTCCTAAGTACCACACCCTTACGGGCGCAGGAGCCAACTATAAACTGGGGCCCGGAAATCCCCCACAGTTTCCGGAACCTGAACAAGATGCAGGTTATAGGTATTGGTAAAAATGGCTCTTTTTATACCCGCTATACCGAAAACCATCAGATCACGCTCGAACTATATAACCAGGAAAATCAGAAAGTATGGGCAGTGGCCATTGCTCCACAAAGTCCGGATGGCACCCTGGCAAAGTTCGAAGCACTTACCATGTTCAACCACCAGGTATACCTCATCTCCTCTGTGGGCGACAAGTATAAAAAATCTGTTTTTGGGCAACCCATAGATGCAGACGGCAACTATCTGCCTACTATTCGCCTGCTGGCAACCACAACACCTGATGCTGAAGTATATACCAGATCAGAAGGTGGCAGGCTTTTGCTTGTGTTACAACAACAGGCCGAACCGCAGCAGACTTCCGTAGCTTTATACTTTGGTTCACTAACACCCCTCTGGACCCAAAGTATACCTGTTAAAGGCGAGATCAGCGAGATGCATATAGCAGCTAATGGCACCTCGTTTATACTTACCAAGCTCCCGGCTACCAATTCACCGGAATCGGCATTTTACCTGTACCGCTTTGAAGGCCGCAATGGCAAGAGCAGCGACAAAGCTATTGGCAGCACCGCAAATCGTCCGCTACAGGCAAAAATGTCCAACTACAACGGCGATATTGTGGTAGCAGGCGTTACGTCTCCGGCTCCATTTGTTGCAAGCCTGCAGCCAGAGCCAACCGGTACTTTTTTCTACCGCTTCCCGAAAGGCCGCTTCCGAAAGTACACACTTAACTACGCTCCTATCGACAGCCTTTTCCTGCATAACTATAAGTTCTATAAACCAGACTCCGACCATAGCCAACGTTTGCGTAACCTGCAACTGCAACACCTTATGCCGCTTACAAATAACCGCATAGTGCTGCTTGGCGAAGTGTATACCTTAAAGGGAGATCAGAAAACAGGTACCCATCATACAGATGATATCCTGGCGGTTGCCTTTGCTTCTAACGGCCGGCCTGTGTATACTACCAGTGCCAACAAGCACCAATCGGGGCAGGCGAACCAGGTTCGATTAGGGTCTTATTTAGCCACCACCGCCCAGGATACTGTAAAGCTGATCTACCTCGATTTTGAATACAACTATAATGAAAAAGATCAGATCATTATGGCGAGCCCGAGAGCTGTGCTAAAAACTCCGGTGCTGGTATCTATACTTCCGGATGGTGCACAAAAGGTAAAGCCATTGCGCAACACCCGCACCGGACGACATCAGAAACTTTACCTGTGTCCTTTATCGGCTTTTCCTGTCAGTAAAAAAGAGTTTATTGTACTTGGATCCGGCAACGGCTATTACAAGTATGGCAGGCTCAAATTTTAAAGTATAGCCTTTGCGCTTCTTCAGAATAATAACAACAGGTATAAACTCCACTGCCGATCATACTAAAACAGAAAAATCATATTTAATCTATTGCTCTAATTCTTATCTTTGGTAAACAACTAACTAATCAATTTCATCCTACCATGAATAAACGTACTTATCTGAGTATGTTCCTGGCAGCTGCGCTTGCACTCCCTTGCAGCACCGCCCTGGCCCAGGACAAAAAAGATGACAAGAAATGGAAAGTGGACGCAGCCCACGGCACCGAAAAAGAAGTAACCGTAACCACCGACGAAGGCACCTGGATGAGCCTGGACGTTAGTCCGGATGGCAAAGAGATCGTGTTCGATATGCTCGGCGACATATACATTATGCCGATTTCGGGTGGAAAGGCAAAATTGCTGCGTAGCGGCCGCGCTTACGAAGTACAGCCACGTTTCAGCCCGGATGGCAAATTCATTTCCTTCACTTCGGATGCAGGTGGCGGCGACAACATCTGGATAATGAAGCGTGACGGTTCTGGTGCAGAGCAGATCACAAAGGAAACGTTCAGATTATTAAATAACGCAGTCTGGACGCCGGATGGCCAGTATCTGATCGCGCGCAAGCACTTTACCAATACACGTTCGTTGGGTGCCGGGGAGATGTGGATGTACCACCGCACAGGGGGTGCAGGTATACAGCTGACAAAGCGTAAAAACGACCAGCAGGATGCCGGAGAGCCTTTTGTATCGCCGGATGGCAAGTATGTTTATTACTCTGAAGACATGAGCGGTGGCTCTACGTTTGAGTATAACAAAGACCCGAATGGCCAGATCTATGTCATCCGCAGAGTTGACCGTAACACAGGAGAGATCGAGAATATAGTTACCGGTAACGGAGGTTCTGTTCGCCCGACTATTTCCAGAGACGGCAAACACATTGCTTTTGTGCGTCGCGTGCGTACTAAATCTGTGCTGTTTGTGCAGGATTTGAAAACCGGTGAGCAATGGCCGTTAACGGATAACCTGAGCAAAGACCAGCAGGAAGCCTGGGCTATCTTCGGTGTATATCCATCGTTCTCCTGGACTCCGGATAACAAAAGCATCGTTTACTGGGCAAATGGTAAGATCAATAAGATTGATGTTGCGAACCAGAAAGTAACCAACATTCCTTTCGAAGCAACTGCTACGCATTATGTTTCAGATGCTGTACGCCACGACTTCAGCAAGAATGGTGGCGTTTCTCCGAAGGAGTTTACAGCTAAAGCAATCCGTCACGCCGTAACATCTCCGGATGGAAAGATCCTGGTATTTAACGCTGCCGGGCACATCTACAAAAAAGAACTGCCAAACGGTAAGCCGGAGCGCATCACCAAAGGCAGCGATTTTGAGTTCTACCCGTCGTTCTCCCCAGATGGCAAGCATATCGTTTATTCTACCTGGAACGACGATAACTATAGCGCCCTGATGAAGCTGGACATCCGTAAGAAGAACGCTAAACCAACTAAACTTACATCTGAGAAAGGTTTCTACACCAATGCTTCGTTCTCGCCAAACGGTAAATTTATAGTTTACAACAAAGAAGGCGGTAACAACCACATGGGCTACGCACACGGCAACGAGCGTGGTATTTATTACATGGAAGCCGATGGCGACAAGCCTACTTTCGTGCAGAAAAACGGTTCTTCGCCACAGTTTAATGCCTCATCTGACCGTATTTTCTTTACAGGTTTTGCCGGCGACAAAGCAGCCTTTAAGAGCGTAAACCTGCAAGGCAAGGAAGAGCAGACACACTATACTTCGAAGTATACAGACCAGTTCTACCCAAGCCCTGACAACAAGTGGATCGCGTTTGTAGAGTTGTTTAACGGCTATGTGGCTCCTTTCTCAACCAACGGTTCAGGTTTAGACCTGAGCGCTGAAACCAAAGCAGTGCCGGTTGCCCGCTTCACCCGCGATGCCGGTACAAGCATCCATTGGTCTGGCGACAGTAAAAAAGTGAACTGGGTACTGGGAGATGAGTATTTCTCAAATGATATCAAAAACCGCTTCTCGTTTGTAGAGGGCGCACCTGAAAAACTTCCTGCTATCGATACGACTGGGACCAAAATCGGCCTGGTGCTAAATACCGATACACCGGAAGGTAAAGTAGCTTTCACGAACGCGCGCATCATTACCATGAAAGGAGACGAAGTGATTGAAGGCGGAACTATAGTTGTGGACGGCAACCGTATTGTAGCTGTTGGCAAAGGTGTTGCTATACCTAAAGATGCCAAAGTAATTGATGCTGCCGGTAAAACAATCATGCCTGGTTTAGTGGATGTGCACGCGCACTTGGGTACTTTCCGTAATGGCATGACGCCGCAAAAACAATGGTCATACTATACCAACCTGGCTTATGGTGTAACCACTACCCACGACCCATCCTCTACTACCGAAATGGTGTTCAGTCAGTCTGAGGCCGTGAAAGCCGGTGCCATGGTTGGTCCTCGTATTTACTCTACAGGTACTATACTTTATGGTGCCGATGGTAACTTTAAAGCAGTTATCAATAACCTGGATGATGCCCGTTCGCACCTGCGCCGCATTAAAGCGGTGGGTGGTTTTTCGGTGAAGAGCTACAACCAGCCACGCCGTGAGCAGCGCCAGCAGGTAATTCAGGCGGCCCGCGAACTGGACATGACCGTGGTGCCGGAAGGTGGCTCTACGTTCTTCCACAACATGAGCATGATCCTGGATGGCCACTCTGGTATTGAGCACAACATACCTGTTGCACCGCTTTACAAAGATGTGGTGGAAGTATGGAAAGCATCACAAACAGGTTACACCCCTACGCTTATTGTAAATTATGCCGGTAGTTCCGGAGAGTATTATTGGTACCAGAAAACCAATGCCTGGGAAAAAGACCGCCTGCTGAAATTCACGCCTCGTTCTGTAATTGATGGTCGCTCACGTCGTGTTACCTTAGTGCCTGATGAAGAGTACAAGAACGGCCACATCCTGACTTCAGAGTCTTGTAAGGTACTGACCGATGCTGGTGTGAAAGTGAACCTGGGTGCCCACGGACAGCTGCAAGGCTTAGGCGCGCATTGGGAACTATGGATGCTGCAGCAAGGCGGCATGACCAACCACCAGGCACTTCGCGCTGCTACTTTAAACGGTGCCGAATACATTGGTATGGGCAAAGACATCGGATCCTTGGAAACTGGTAAACTGGCTGACCTGATCGTACTTGACAAGAACCCGCTGGAGAACATCCAGAACTCGGAGCACGTGAAGTATACGATGGTAAATGGTCGCCTGTACGATGCCGCAACAATGGCAGAAATGGGCAACTATAACAAGCAGCCGGGCAAATTCTGGTGGGAAAACAGCCGTACCGCCACCGCATTCGACTGGCACGAAGACACCAACACCCGTTTCGAAGGTATTGCTGGTGAGCATTGCACCTGCCGCCACTAAGATTTAGAAGTATAAAGTATAGAAAAAGGCTGTTCCATCAGGAGCAGCCTTTTTTGTTTTTTAATCATGGTTAAATAAAGGATTTATAGTATATTCCTTTAAAAGATAAACCTATGAAACGCTGTCTTGCTCCTATACTTCTGTTAGCTCTTATTTCCTGCAACACCAATGCCGAACAGGTAAAGGATGATAAGTCTATAGAAAGCTCAGTAGAGATAGCAGTAAGTATAAACCCGGCAGGCAGAACTATATCAGAAAGGTTTCCGGAACCTACCGGTTTCACCAGAGTTAAAGCACAGGAAAACTCCTTCGCAGCTTACTTGCAGAACTTCAAACTTAAACCACATGGTGCAGTAGTACATTACTACAATGGTAAAGTAAAGCCCAATGATGATGTGTATGAAGCCGTACTGGACATTGATGTCGGTAACTATGACCTGCAGCAATGTGCAGATGCTGTGATGCGTTTACGGGCAGAATATCTGTTTAAGCAAAAGCGCTTTAGCGACATACATTTCAATTTCACCAACGGCTTTAAAGCTGATTACAGCAAGTGGCAGCAGGGCTACAGGGTAAACGTGAATGGTAATACCACTAATTGGGTAAAAAAGGTTGCTCCTTCTACAGCGTATACTTCCTTCAGAGATTATCTGAAGCTGGTGTTTACCTATGCCGGAACAAAATCCTTGGAGAAAGAAATGAAAGCCATAGCCATTAAAGACATAAAAATTGGTGATGTTTTCATTAAAGGCGGCAGCCCGGGCCATGCGGTTATAGTTGTAGATATGGCAGTAAATGTGCAGACAAATGAAAAGCTGTTTCTGCTGGCACAAAGCTATATGCCTGCTCAGGAGATACAGATTCTTAAAAACCCCATGAGCCCTAATTTGAGTCCCTGGTACAGCACCAACTTTACCGGTCCCTTATTTACACCTGAATGGACTTTCCAGAAGAGCCAGTTGAAGCGGTTTTAAAGTATAAAAGTGATTATGGTGCGAGCGTTCACGCTCATTAAAAACTATAACAGGGCTTCTGACCCAATTTCTACTTATGCCAGTTTTACAGGTCCATTCGGGTTTGCACTACTAAAAGTATAATCATCAGCTTTTGTAACCAGGCCGGCTTCTACAGGACGCTGCTCAATGTAATCTATCTTCTGCTGAAGCATTTCTTCAGTAATTCGTTCAATGGAGTGTTTATGATCCCAGAATTGATAATTATTAGTGTGCCGGATACTTTGCTTATAGTGTCGGAACATGTTCAGCAACCACTCTTTTCTATTTTCGTTTGAGTTAGTTTCTATTAGCTTTATGATCTGCTTACCGGAATAGCTTTTAAAATCAATAAGTATTTCGCTTAGTTTCACTCTCCCGATTGTACAGATAATGTGCACATGACTGGGCATAATGCAATAACTATAGATATTCATGCCTTTGTGCCCACTGCAGTAATTCAGGTCATCTACTAACTCGTCCAGATATTCTTTCCTGGTAAAAACATCTATCCAGCCTACAACCGGAAGGGCTATAAAATAAATAATCTTTGGTTGCATCTTATTATTTCCTGACATAGTGGTACCTACCGGAAAGTTATGGTAAAGTATAAAAGTAAAGGAGCCTTAGTCGCCCGCTATAGTTTGGTACAAGTGTAGGCGCTCAAGCCATGATACTTGCTAACCTTTTACAATCAGTAATTATTTTACCGCTGCTATTACCCGCTTGATTAGCTCATTCGGGTTGCCGTTGTGCCAGCGCCAAACTATAACGATGTCATGCTCCGGGTCTACCCATACGGTATTCTGGCCGGCGCCTAGGGCTGCGTAGCTGGTAGTTGGGGCATCTGGCCAGGCTTTGCCTTCGGTATTCAGCCACCACAGGTAACCATAATCCGGACCAACAGTGCCTCGGGAAGTTGTGGCTTCTTTCACCCATTTTTCTGAGAGTAGCTGTTTGTTTTTCCAGCGACCGTTGCGCAGGAACAGGTAACCGAAACGGGCTTCGTCGCGGGCACTTATCCAGAGGCCACCACCCCAGCGCGTACCGCCGCTCACCGATGGCATTTGCTTGCCGTTAATCTCTACTACTGAATTTCTGTAAGGCACCCATCTCCAGGTTTCAGAAGCACCGATCGGGTCCAT of Pontibacter deserti contains these proteins:
- a CDS encoding amidohydrolase family protein; amino-acid sequence: MNKRTYLSMFLAAALALPCSTALAQDKKDDKKWKVDAAHGTEKEVTVTTDEGTWMSLDVSPDGKEIVFDMLGDIYIMPISGGKAKLLRSGRAYEVQPRFSPDGKFISFTSDAGGGDNIWIMKRDGSGAEQITKETFRLLNNAVWTPDGQYLIARKHFTNTRSLGAGEMWMYHRTGGAGIQLTKRKNDQQDAGEPFVSPDGKYVYYSEDMSGGSTFEYNKDPNGQIYVIRRVDRNTGEIENIVTGNGGSVRPTISRDGKHIAFVRRVRTKSVLFVQDLKTGEQWPLTDNLSKDQQEAWAIFGVYPSFSWTPDNKSIVYWANGKINKIDVANQKVTNIPFEATATHYVSDAVRHDFSKNGGVSPKEFTAKAIRHAVTSPDGKILVFNAAGHIYKKELPNGKPERITKGSDFEFYPSFSPDGKHIVYSTWNDDNYSALMKLDIRKKNAKPTKLTSEKGFYTNASFSPNGKFIVYNKEGGNNHMGYAHGNERGIYYMEADGDKPTFVQKNGSSPQFNASSDRIFFTGFAGDKAAFKSVNLQGKEEQTHYTSKYTDQFYPSPDNKWIAFVELFNGYVAPFSTNGSGLDLSAETKAVPVARFTRDAGTSIHWSGDSKKVNWVLGDEYFSNDIKNRFSFVEGAPEKLPAIDTTGTKIGLVLNTDTPEGKVAFTNARIITMKGDEVIEGGTIVVDGNRIVAVGKGVAIPKDAKVIDAAGKTIMPGLVDVHAHLGTFRNGMTPQKQWSYYTNLAYGVTTTHDPSSTTEMVFSQSEAVKAGAMVGPRIYSTGTILYGADGNFKAVINNLDDARSHLRRIKAVGGFSVKSYNQPRREQRQQVIQAARELDMTVVPEGGSTFFHNMSMILDGHSGIEHNIPVAPLYKDVVEVWKASQTGYTPTLIVNYAGSSGEYYWYQKTNAWEKDRLLKFTPRSVIDGRSRRVTLVPDEEYKNGHILTSESCKVLTDAGVKVNLGAHGQLQGLGAHWELWMLQQGGMTNHQALRAATLNGAEYIGMGKDIGSLETGKLADLIVLDKNPLENIQNSEHVKYTMVNGRLYDAATMAEMGNYNKQPGKFWWENSRTATAFDWHEDTNTRFEGIAGEHCTCRH
- a CDS encoding transposase — translated: MSGNNKMQPKIIYFIALPVVGWIDVFTRKEYLDELVDDLNYCSGHKGMNIYSYCIMPSHVHIICTIGRVKLSEILIDFKSYSGKQIIKLIETNSNENRKEWLLNMFRHYKQSIRHTNNYQFWDHKHSIERITEEMLQQKIDYIEQRPVEAGLVTKADDYTFSSANPNGPVKLA
- a CDS encoding M20/M25/M40 family metallo-hydrolase, whose product is MKKNLVLLPAILLCVSGGVSAQNLKSISQEKATRIVKTLSADDMQGRASFTPGGEKAADFIASEFKKTKLKYLPGANSYKQTFKVYRVTPTKLQVKLNGETITEDKLFASTTHKDLNWQVTSNRKIVTITESDDIRKTLSDAYQLEEDVLVLVHPAHVKAFANYQRYLSRGGIVQKTGKGASKVFILTDVAHPQDYAVAMENKIEELQLTNVAGMIEGKRKDEYVVFSGHYDHIGTHKPIDGDTIANGADDDASGTTAMMLLADFYKKQRKPERTIIFVAFAAEEIGGYGSKHFSEQLNPDQIMAMFNIEMVGKPSKFGPNSAYLTGFEKSNLGELMQKRLQGTTYSIYPDPYPKQNLFYRSDNATLARLGVPAHTISSVQIDQDKTYHTVNDEFEMLDMAHLTSMIKGIALGSYDVVFGKATPTRVDKSQVQ
- a CDS encoding DUF4846 domain-containing protein; translated protein: MKRCLAPILLLALISCNTNAEQVKDDKSIESSVEIAVSINPAGRTISERFPEPTGFTRVKAQENSFAAYLQNFKLKPHGAVVHYYNGKVKPNDDVYEAVLDIDVGNYDLQQCADAVMRLRAEYLFKQKRFSDIHFNFTNGFKADYSKWQQGYRVNVNGNTTNWVKKVAPSTAYTSFRDYLKLVFTYAGTKSLEKEMKAIAIKDIKIGDVFIKGGSPGHAVIVVDMAVNVQTNEKLFLLAQSYMPAQEIQILKNPMSPNLSPWYSTNFTGPLFTPEWTFQKSQLKRF